The DNA sequence CGCCTGCCGAGCACCGGCACGTCGCTCGCCAGCAGCTCCACGAACCTGGTGCAGGTCGCGACGGTCGCCCTGTCCGGCGGGCCCGGCGGCCCCGGCGGGGTCGTCGTCGCTGGCGCCACGACCGACCTCTCGGGCCCCACACCGTCCCAGCGGCCCGTCGCCTGGACGTCACCGGACCCGCGTGGCCCGTGGGAGCGCCACGACCTCCCGGCGACGACGTCGGCGGCCGGCGCGACGGGCAGCGCCTGTGACGCCAGCGGCTGCTGGCTCGTCGGCACCGACGGCGACGCTGCCGCCCTCTGGCGCCTCACCGCGCCCTCCACGCGTCCCCGCGACGCCTCCACCTCCGTGGTGGCGCGGGTGCCACTGCCCGGAACGGTCGCCTCGTCGTCCGCCACCGGCGCGCTCCCGGCGCTCGACGGCGCGGGCCTCTGGGTGCTCGTGCGGGGCCACCGGGGCGCGCTCGTGCACAGGGACACCGTCGGGACGTGGTCGGCGTGGGCCGCACCGCCCGGAGACGTGCAGGCACTCGCCGCCTGGGGCGGACACCTGGCCGTCGTCACCTCCGACGGGAGGACGAGGCGGCTGCTGGTCGCGAACGTGAGCTGACGTCAGCGCACGAGGACGTGGCCGACGGGGGTGGACAGCCGGGTCCACCGCCCGTGGGTCCACACCGTCACCTCGGCGCCCGGGGCACTGAACCCCAGGACGTATGCCGCGAACGCCCCGCCCGCGGGCACCGGTGGCGTCGTCGCGGTGGCGCGCGCCCACACCTGCCGGCGCAGCGCCGTCACCGCATGACCACCCGCCTCGGCCGGGGCACCCTCGGCGACCTCCGAGATCCCTTGCCGTGCCACGGCATTCAGCTCGTCGGCGGACACGACCCCCACCCGCTCCCAGCCCGACCGCGGCGGTGACAACGCCGCCCACGGGACCCGCACGGCCGTCGGCGGGACCGACAGCTCGGTCGCCGCCTGGTCGCGCGCGACCCGGTCGAGGATGCCCGCGAGTGGCACGGTGGTGTCGAGCTCGCTGGGCGCGGCCAGCGCCATCACGCGCAGCCCGAGCACCGCCCCCTCCCCCATCAGCCCGGCACCGGGGAGCACCGAGACGTAGCCCGCGAGGGTGGTCCCGGAGGCCTGCAGCCGGATCGCGCCGTCGTCGTCGGCGACCTTGGCGCGCCGGACGTATGCCGCGAGGTCGGCCAGGCCCTGCGCGTCCGGGAAGCGGAGCGTGGTCACCGGCGCCGCCACCGGAACGGCGTCGGGTCGCCGGCGTGCGCCTGCAGGACCGACCTCAGCGAGTCGTCCATGCGCCGCGGACGGGCGGTGGCGAAGTCGTACAGGACCAGGGTCGTCTCGGCCCGGGCGAAGACCGTCTCCCGCTGCTCGCCGTCGCGGCCGTCGCGCACCTCGTAGCCGAGGTCGAAACCCGCCCCGCCGATGCGGGTCGGCCACATCTCCACGACGATGGGCGCGACTCGGAACAGCAGCGGCGCGAGGTACTCGATCTCGTGCCGGGCCACCAGGATGCCCGCGGACAGCACCGACCGGTCCTGGCCGAACCACTCCTCGAACCCGATGACGCGGGCGTCCTCGAGCAGCCGCAGGAACTGCACGTTGTTGACGTGGCCGTAGGCGTCCATGTCGCTCCAGCGCAGCGGCACGTTGACGCGGTAGCGCTCCGGTGGGGGCGTCGCCTGGTCCTCGGACATGGGGACATCCTCGCAGGGCTGTCGGGCGGGCAGCCTACGGTGGTCGCCATGCAGACTGCCCCGGACGTCGACCTCACGACCCGCGCGACCACCGTCCTGCGACGCCTGGTCGGGCGCGACGACGCCGACTTCCGCGACGGGCAGCTCGAGGCTGTGCTCGCGATCGTCGAGCGCCGCCAGCGGGTGCTGGTCGTGCAGCGCACCGGCTGGGGCAAGTCGGCCGTCTACTTCGTCTCCACCGTGCTGCGCCGCGAGGAGGGGTCCGGCCCGACGGTCATCGTGTCGCCGCTGCTCGCCCTGATGCGCGACCAGATCGCGGCCGCCCAGCGGGCCGGCATCCGGGCGGTGACGATGAACTCCGCCAACGCCCAGGAGTGGGGCGAGGTGTCGGCGGCCCTGGCCCGCGACGAGGTCGACGTCCTGCTGCTGAGCCCCGAGCGGCTCAACAACCCGCGGTTCCGCGACGAGCAGCTGCCCGACCTGGCCCGACGGTGCGGCCTGCTCGTGGTCGACGAGGCCCACTGCGTCTCGGACTGGGGTCACGACTTCCGCCCGGACTACCGCCGCATCCGCGACCTGCTGCAGACCCTGCCCGCCGGCACGCCGGTGCTCGCCACCACCGCGACCGCCAACGCGCGCGTCGTCACCGACGTCGTCGAGCAGCTCGGCGTCGGCGGCCACGACGTCCTCACCCTGCGCGGCGGCCTCGCCCGGGACTCGCTGCGCCTGGGCGTGATGCGCCAGACCTCCCCGGAGCAGCGGCTGGCGTGGCTGCTCGCGCACCTCGACGAGCTGCCGGGGTCCGGGATCATCTACGCCCTCACGGTCTCCGGGGCCGAGGACGTCGCCGCCGCCCTGCGCGACGCCGGTCACGAGGTGCGCGCCTACACCGGCCGCACCGACCCGGCCGACCGCGAGCAGCTCGAGACCATGCTGCGCGACAACCGGGTCAAGGCCCTCGTGGCGACGTCGGCCCTGGGCATGGGCTTCGACAAGCCGGACCTCGGGTTCGTGCTCCACCTCGGTGCGCCGTCGTCGCCCGTCGCCTACTACCAGCAGGTCGGGCGTGCGGGGCGTGCCACCGAGCGCGCCGACGTGCTGCTCCTGCCCGGGCCCGAGGACAAGGAGGTGTGGGCGTACTTCGCCTCCGCCTCGATGCCGCGCCAGGAGCAGGCGGACGCCGTGCTGCGCGCCCTCGCCGAGAGCGGGCGCCCCCTGTCGACAGCAGCTCTCGAGACCATCGTCGACATCCGCCGCACCCGGCTCGAGCTCCTGCTCAAGGTGCTCGACGTCGACGGCGCGGTGCAGCGAGTCTCGGGCGGATGGGCCTCGACGGGCCAGCCGTGGACCTATGACGCCGAGCGCTACGAGCGAGTGGCGCAGGCGCGGGTCCGGGAGCAGGAGCTCATGGTCGCCTACGAGCGCACCGACGGGTGCCGGATGGCTTTCCTCCAGGAGTCGCTGGACGACGGCAGCGCGGCCCCCTGCGGGCGGTGCGACGGCTGCGCGGGCCCGTGGTTCCCCACGGAGGTGCCGGACACCGCCGTCACGACCGCCCGCGGGCGGCTCGAGCGCGCCGGCGTCCAGCTCGAGCCCCGCGCGCAGTGGCCCACGGGGATGGACCGGCTCGGGGTGCCTGTGAAGGGCAAGATCCCGGTGGAGGAGTCCATGCAGCCCGGGTATGCCGTCGCGCGGCTCACGGACCTCGGCTGGGGCCAGCGGCTGCGCGAGCTGCTCCGTTCCCCCGACGCACCCGTCGACCCCGCCCTGTTGCGGGCCTGCGTGCCGATCCTGCGGGACTGGGGCTGGCAGGAGCGGCCCGTCGCGGTGGCTGCGGTCCCCTCCCGGACCCGTCCGCAGCTGGTGGAGTCGTTCGGGGAGGGCCTGGCGCAGATGGGCCGGCTGGAGTGGCTCGGCCCGCTGCAGCTCGTCGACGGCGGCCCCGTCGGCGAGGCCGGTGGCAACAGCGCCTTCCGGCTGGCCAACGTCTGGGAGCGGCTGGCCCTCGACACGCAGCAGCACCGGGCGGTGAGCGGACTCACCGGTCCGGTGCTGCTGGTCGACGACCTGGCGTCGTCACGCTGGACGCTCACCGTCGCGGCGCAGGTCCTGCGCCGTGCCGGCGCTCGCGGCGTCCTTCCGTTCGTCCTCGCTCTGGAGGCCTGAGCCGCGGGGCGAGGCTGCGGAAACCCCGGCCCCCGGGCTCGGGGTCCAGGGCCGAGGGCACGAAGCCCAGGGCCGAGGGCACGAAGCCCAGGGCCGCGGGCACGGAGCCCCGGGGTCGGTCGGTCGGCTCAGGCGGCCTTGGGTGCGGGCTCGACGGCCGCGAGCGACTTCACCGCGGCGATCAGGCGACCCACGACCTCCTCGTCGGTCAGCACCTCGACGTCGATCGAGGTCTGCGAGAAGGCGATGTCCTCGGGCGCGATGGCACCGGCGATGGTGGCGGACCGGCGGGCGTGCTCGTGGGCCCACTGGCCGCCGTACGGGGTGGGGGTGACCCCGACCACGGCGAACGGCTTGCCCTTGATGGCCCCGGCGCCGTACGGGCGGGACAGCCAGTCGATCGCGTTGTTCAGGACGGCCGGCATGGTGCCGTTGTACTCGGGGGTGACGGCCAGGACGCGGTCCGCGCCGTCGACGAGCCCGCGCAGGGCCTGCGCCGCGGCGGGCACCTCGCCAGCACGGTCGAGGTCCTCGTTGTAGAAGGGGATGTCACCGAGACCCTCGGCGATCTCCATCGTGATGCCCTGCGGGGCGCGCTCGACGAGCAGCTCGGCGATGCGACGGTTGAGCGAGTCGGCGCGCAGCGAGCCGACCAGGACGACGACACGGGTGTCGGACATAGCGGGACCTTTCAGGTGGGGGGAAGCCTGCACCCCACCACAACCGGACCGCGGTCCGGTTTATTTCCCGTCGGGCACCGCGGCGACGACCCTAGGATCGGGCCCATGAGCGAGGTGCCGGTTCCGCTGCTCGGGGCCCCGCCCGTCGAGCGTCGCGACGCGGCGCGCAACCGCGAGGCGCTGCTGGTCGCCGCACGCCACCTCATCGACCGCTGTGGCGTCGAGGCCGTGACCATGGAGGCGGTCGCCCAGGCGGCAGGTGTCGGCAAGGGCACGGTCTTCCGCCGGTTCGAGAGCCGCGCGGGGCTGATGGCGGCCATGCTCGACTTCCGCGAGCAGGAGTTCCAGCGGCGGGTCCTGTCGGGACCACCTCCGCTCGGACCCGGCGCCCCGGCCATGGAGCGGCTCCTGGCCTTCGGCCGCGAACGCCTCACCTACAACGTCGAGGCCGCCCGGCTCATCGAGGCGGCAGGCCGCGTGGGACGCCGCGCGACGGGCGCACGCTCGTTCAGCGCCCTGCACATCGCGCACCTGCTCGGCGAGCTCGGGGTGACGGGGAACCGCGGCTTCCTCGCGCACTCCCTGCTCGCGCCCCTCGAGGCCGTGGCCCTGGACCGGGCGCGCGGCCCGGAAGCGCTGGACGACCTACCCCTGGACGAGATCGCCGGCGCCTGGGCCGACCTCGCGCACCGCGTGGTGACCGGAACGCCGGCCGCGTCCTGAGCCCGCCGCGACCGACCCGGTCCCGTCCGGGGCCGACGAGGCGGTGGTGTCCCGGGTGTCGCCCGGGTGCGGCAGCGGAACGGTGAGCAGTGGCAGGAAGAGCTGCACGACCGGCCCGATCGCGAGGGCGTAGAGGACGGTGCCGACCCCGACGACGCCGCCCATCGCCCACCCGACTGCGAGCACGGTGAGCTCCAGCGTCGTGCGGACCAGCCGGACACTCCGGCCCGTCCGGCGCACCAGCCCGGTCATGAGGCCGTCGCGCGGGCCCGGGCCGAACTGGCTGCCGATGTAGAGAGCGCCGGCGAGACCGTTGAGCACGATGCCGCCGAGCAGCAGGGCCACGCGCCCCGCGAGGGCGTCCGGCCGGTGGAGCAGTGCGAGCGCCTGGTCGGTGGCCAGGCCGATCACCACGACGTTGGCGATCGTCCCGAGCCCCGGCCACTGCCGCAGCGGGACCCAGGCCAGCAGGGCCAGCGCCCCGACGACGATGACCACGGTCCCGAAGCTGAGCGGCAGGTGCTGGGCGATCCCGAAGTGGAAGACGTCCCACGGGTCGAGCCCCAGGCCGGCCCGGACCATCATCGCCATCGACACCCCGTAGAGCACCAGCCCGACGAGCAGCTGCACCAGGCGGCGGGTCCGCCGGCCCGCGGCCAGCTGCTGGATCGGGCTGAGGGGTGCGAGGGAGGTCCGGGTCACGTCGCCAAGAATGGCCTGCACTGGCCTGTTGTCACAGATCCAATTCTGTCAAAGTGGTTCACGTGAGCGCCCGCACCATCGCCGTCAGCCGGCTCGTCCCCCTGCTTCGGCCCGCGCTGTACGCCTCCCCCGCCTACCGCGGGCTCGCCGACACGGTGCGCCTGCTCGTCGCCGACGGCCGCGTGCCGGTCGGCAGCCGCCTCCCGAGCGAGCGCGAGCTGTCCGCCGCCCTCGGAGTGAGCCGCACGACCGTCACGCGTGCGTATGCCGAGCTGCGCGACCGTGGCTACCTCACCTCGCGCCAGGGGTCGGGCAGCGTCACCGCCCTGCCCGGCGACCTGCCGGACACCCGCCAGGGAACGGCCCTGCACCCGCACGACGAGCAGACGGCCGGGGACCTCATCGACCTCACCTGCGCCTCCATGAGCGCGCCTCCCGGCACGGTCGCGGCCTACGAGGCGGCAGTCACCGAGCTCCCCCGCTACCTCGCCGGCACGGGCTACCACCCGCTCGGGCTCGCCCGCCTGCGCGAGGCGATCGCGCGGCGCTACACCGAACGCGGCCTCGCGACGACGCCCGACCAGGTCATCGTGACCAGCGGCGCCCTGTCGGGACTGGCCCTGGCCTGCCGCGCCCTGCTGGCACCCGGCGACCGGGTCGTGCTGGAGAACCCGACGTACCCGAACGCCGTGGAGGCGGTGCGCCGGGCCGGCGCCCGGCCGGTCGCCCATCCCCTGGACGCCGCCGGCTGGGCCGCCCCCGCCCTGGACGCGACCCTGCGGCAGACGGCGCCGCGCGCGGCATACCTCATCCCGGACTTCCACAACCCCACCGGCGCCCTCATGGACGAGGCGGACCGCGCGGCGGTGGGTGCGGCGCTCGCCGGCACCCACACCGTCGCGATCGTCGACGAGACGCTGTCCGAGCTGGCCCACGACCCCGACCTGCGCATGCCCCGGCCGCTCGCGGCCCACCACGCGCGCACGGTCAGCCTCGGCAGTGCCAGCAAGTCGTTCTGGGGTGGGCTGCGGATCGGCTGGGTGCGTGCGCCGCGCGACCTCGTCGCACCCCTCCTCAGCGCCCGGCTCACCCTCGACCTCGGCGCCCCCGTGCTCGAACAGCTCGTGCTCGTGCACCTGCTCGAGCACCGCGAGGAGGTGCTGGCCCACCGCCGGGACGCCGTGGTGCGCAGCCGCGACGCCCTCGTGGCCGGGCTGCGGGACCGGCTGCCGCAGTGGCGGTTCCGCGTCCCCGACGGCGGGCTGTGCCTGTGGGTCGAGCTGCCGGAGGCCCTGTCGACGCCGCTGTGCGTCGCCGCGGACCGGCGCGGGCTCGTGCTGGCGCCCGGGTCGCAGTTCGGGGTGGACGGCGGCATGGACCGCTACCTGCGGCTCCCCTTCACCGGGCACGCGCCCGAGGTGCTGACCGACGCGGTCGACCGGCTGGCCGCCGCGTGGGACGAGGCCGCCTCCGGGCGCGTCGGCGGCACGCGGCGGCCGCCCCTGGTCGCGTGACCGGGTCCCGCTAGGGTGCGGCTGTGAGCGCCCAGACCCCCGCCGAGCTCGACCCGCTGGACGACCTGCTGCAGACCCTCGACCTCGAGGAGTTAGGCACGGCCCGGATCACCGTGGAGGGCGTCGGCGACTCGACGATCGACCTCGGGGAGTCCGGCGCGACCGTCTTCCTCGGGCGCAGCCAGAAGATGCCGCACGGCCGGGTCTTCGGCGGCCAGGTCCTCGCGCAGTGCATCATCGCCGCCGGCCGGACCATGGCGCAGGTGGACGACGGTGACGGGCCGCGTCGCATCCACTCCCTGCACGGCTACTTCATGCGGCCCGGCGACGACACCCAGCCGATCCGGTTCGCGGTCGAGCGGATGCGCGACGGCAACTCGTTCTCGACCCGCCGGGTGCACGCGATCCAGGACGGGCTGCCGATCCTGTCGATGATCACCTCCTTCCAGGAGCACGCCGGGGGCCTGGACCACCACGACGCGATGCCGCAGGTGCCGGCGCCCGACGAGCTGCCCTCGCTGACGGAGCGTTTCGGCGGCGTCGACCACCCCGCGGCCAAGCACCTGCTGCGGCGGCCGGTCGAGCTGCGCCACGTGCAGGGCGACGTCTTCGCCGAGCCGGGCCCGGACCGGGTCGCCCAGCAGGACGTCTGGATGAAGGCGATCGGGCGCCTGCCCGACGA is a window from the Phycicoccus sp. M110.8 genome containing:
- a CDS encoding thioesterase family protein → MSEDQATPPPERYRVNVPLRWSDMDAYGHVNNVQFLRLLEDARVIGFEEWFGQDRSVLSAGILVARHEIEYLAPLLFRVAPIVVEMWPTRIGGAGFDLGYEVRDGRDGEQRETVFARAETTLVLYDFATARPRRMDDSLRSVLQAHAGDPTPFRWRRR
- a CDS encoding RecQ family ATP-dependent DNA helicase — translated: MQTAPDVDLTTRATTVLRRLVGRDDADFRDGQLEAVLAIVERRQRVLVVQRTGWGKSAVYFVSTVLRREEGSGPTVIVSPLLALMRDQIAAAQRAGIRAVTMNSANAQEWGEVSAALARDEVDVLLLSPERLNNPRFRDEQLPDLARRCGLLVVDEAHCVSDWGHDFRPDYRRIRDLLQTLPAGTPVLATTATANARVVTDVVEQLGVGGHDVLTLRGGLARDSLRLGVMRQTSPEQRLAWLLAHLDELPGSGIIYALTVSGAEDVAAALRDAGHEVRAYTGRTDPADREQLETMLRDNRVKALVATSALGMGFDKPDLGFVLHLGAPSSPVAYYQQVGRAGRATERADVLLLPGPEDKEVWAYFASASMPRQEQADAVLRALAESGRPLSTAALETIVDIRRTRLELLLKVLDVDGAVQRVSGGWASTGQPWTYDAERYERVAQARVREQELMVAYERTDGCRMAFLQESLDDGSAAPCGRCDGCAGPWFPTEVPDTAVTTARGRLERAGVQLEPRAQWPTGMDRLGVPVKGKIPVEESMQPGYAVARLTDLGWGQRLRELLRSPDAPVDPALLRACVPILRDWGWQERPVAVAAVPSRTRPQLVESFGEGLAQMGRLEWLGPLQLVDGGPVGEAGGNSAFRLANVWERLALDTQQHRAVSGLTGPVLLVDDLASSRWTLTVAAQVLRRAGARGVLPFVLALEA
- a CDS encoding NAD(P)H-dependent oxidoreductase, which codes for MSDTRVVVLVGSLRADSLNRRIAELLVERAPQGITMEIAEGLGDIPFYNEDLDRAGEVPAAAQALRGLVDGADRVLAVTPEYNGTMPAVLNNAIDWLSRPYGAGAIKGKPFAVVGVTPTPYGGQWAHEHARRSATIAGAIAPEDIAFSQTSIDVEVLTDEEVVGRLIAAVKSLAAVEPAPKAA
- a CDS encoding helix-turn-helix domain-containing protein, producing MSEVPVPLLGAPPVERRDAARNREALLVAARHLIDRCGVEAVTMEAVAQAAGVGKGTVFRRFESRAGLMAAMLDFREQEFQRRVLSGPPPLGPGAPAMERLLAFGRERLTYNVEAARLIEAAGRVGRRATGARSFSALHIAHLLGELGVTGNRGFLAHSLLAPLEAVALDRARGPEALDDLPLDEIAGAWADLAHRVVTGTPAAS
- a CDS encoding PLP-dependent aminotransferase family protein; its protein translation is MSARTIAVSRLVPLLRPALYASPAYRGLADTVRLLVADGRVPVGSRLPSERELSAALGVSRTTVTRAYAELRDRGYLTSRQGSGSVTALPGDLPDTRQGTALHPHDEQTAGDLIDLTCASMSAPPGTVAAYEAAVTELPRYLAGTGYHPLGLARLREAIARRYTERGLATTPDQVIVTSGALSGLALACRALLAPGDRVVLENPTYPNAVEAVRRAGARPVAHPLDAAGWAAPALDATLRQTAPRAAYLIPDFHNPTGALMDEADRAAVGAALAGTHTVAIVDETLSELAHDPDLRMPRPLAAHHARTVSLGSASKSFWGGLRIGWVRAPRDLVAPLLSARLTLDLGAPVLEQLVLVHLLEHREEVLAHRRDAVVRSRDALVAGLRDRLPQWRFRVPDGGLCLWVELPEALSTPLCVAADRRGLVLAPGSQFGVDGGMDRYLRLPFTGHAPEVLTDAVDRLAAAWDEAASGRVGGTRRPPLVA
- a CDS encoding acyl-CoA thioesterase II, whose product is MSAQTPAELDPLDDLLQTLDLEELGTARITVEGVGDSTIDLGESGATVFLGRSQKMPHGRVFGGQVLAQCIIAAGRTMAQVDDGDGPRRIHSLHGYFMRPGDDTQPIRFAVERMRDGNSFSTRRVHAIQDGLPILSMITSFQEHAGGLDHHDAMPQVPAPDELPSLTERFGGVDHPAAKHLLRRPVELRHVQGDVFAEPGPDRVAQQDVWMKAIGRLPDDPLVHAAVLAYASDYTLLESVLRRHGLAWSDRRLRPASLDHAMWFHRPVHADEWMLYSQESPSASGGRGLGLGRIFSADGTLVATVAQEGMVRVKES